A portion of the Ferrimonas lipolytica genome contains these proteins:
- the eno gene encoding phosphopyruvate hydratase, giving the protein MANIVKILGREVMDSRGNPTVEAEVHLEGGFVGMACAPSGASTGTREALELRDGDKSRYLGKGVLKAVSNVNDLITPALLGKDATEQRNIDQIMIELDGTDNKDKLGANAILAVSLAVAKAAAAAKGLPLYAHIAELNGTAGVYSMPLPMMNILNGGEHADNNVDIQEFMVQPVGAASFREGLRMGAEIFHNLKSVLKSKGLNTAVGDEGGFAPNLASNAEALAVIKIAVEKAGYVLGKDVTLALDCAASEFYKDGKYVLAGEDKSFDSNGFSDYLAELVEQFPIVSIEDGLDESDWDGWAYKTSILGDKIQLVGDDLFVTNTKILKRGIDNGIGNSILIKFNQIGSLSETLDAIKMAKDAGFTAVISHRSGETEDATIADLAVGTAAGQIKTGSLCRSDRVAKYNQLLRIEEALGDSAPYRGLKEVVGQG; this is encoded by the coding sequence ATGGCTAATATCGTAAAAATCCTTGGTCGCGAAGTTATGGACTCTCGTGGCAACCCTACCGTTGAAGCGGAAGTGCACCTAGAAGGTGGTTTCGTTGGTATGGCTTGCGCTCCATCTGGTGCCTCTACTGGTACCCGTGAAGCGTTGGAATTGCGTGATGGCGACAAGTCTCGTTACTTAGGTAAAGGGGTATTGAAGGCTGTAAGCAATGTAAACGATTTGATTACTCCAGCGCTGTTGGGCAAAGACGCAACGGAGCAGCGTAACATCGACCAAATCATGATTGAGCTGGACGGTACCGATAACAAAGACAAGCTGGGTGCGAATGCGATCTTGGCTGTTTCTTTGGCTGTGGCTAAAGCTGCAGCTGCCGCCAAAGGCTTACCTCTGTACGCACATATTGCAGAACTAAACGGCACCGCCGGTGTTTACTCCATGCCACTGCCAATGATGAACATCTTGAATGGCGGTGAGCACGCGGATAACAACGTTGATATCCAAGAGTTCATGGTGCAACCAGTTGGTGCAGCCAGCTTCCGTGAAGGCCTGCGTATGGGGGCTGAGATCTTCCACAACCTGAAATCTGTGTTGAAGAGCAAAGGTCTGAATACCGCTGTCGGTGATGAAGGTGGTTTTGCGCCTAACTTAGCCTCGAACGCGGAAGCGTTGGCAGTAATTAAGATTGCAGTAGAAAAAGCCGGTTACGTATTGGGTAAAGACGTAACACTTGCGCTCGACTGTGCTGCATCTGAGTTCTATAAAGACGGTAAGTATGTATTGGCCGGTGAAGACAAGAGCTTTGACTCCAACGGCTTCTCCGATTACTTAGCGGAGCTGGTTGAGCAGTTCCCAATCGTATCGATTGAAGATGGCTTGGATGAGTCTGATTGGGATGGTTGGGCTTACAAAACCTCCATTCTTGGCGACAAGATCCAGTTGGTTGGTGATGATTTGTTCGTAACCAACACCAAGATCCTCAAGCGTGGTATCGATAATGGTATCGGTAACTCCATCTTGATTAAGTTTAACCAGATTGGCTCTTTGTCTGAGACTTTGGACGCTATCAAGATGGCGAAAGACGCCGGTTTCACCGCCGTTATCTCGCACCGTTCTGGCGAAACTGAAGACGCCACCATTGCCGATTTGGCGGTAGGTACTGCTGCCGGCCAAATCAAAACCGGCTCTCTGTGTCGTTCTGACCGTGTCGCTAAGTACAACCAGTTGCTGCGTATCGAAGAAGCTTTGGGTGACTCTGCTCCTTACCGTGGTTTGAAAGAAGTTGTCGGCCAAGGTTAA
- the ftsB gene encoding cell division protein FtsB, whose translation MRILLTLLLVLFGSLQYRLWYGSNNLPDNWKLQEKIEQQLAGNAQLEQRNELLQREIEDLGSGLEAVEERARNELGMIKENEQFFRVISRSPKS comes from the coding sequence ATGCGGATCTTATTGACTCTATTACTGGTTTTGTTCGGGTCATTGCAGTATCGACTGTGGTATGGCAGTAATAATTTGCCCGATAATTGGAAGTTGCAAGAGAAAATCGAACAGCAACTGGCCGGTAATGCTCAGTTAGAGCAACGCAACGAGTTGCTGCAGCGTGAGATTGAAGATCTCGGCAGCGGCCTTGAGGCGGTAGAAGAGCGTGCCCGTAATGAGCTGGGTATGATTAAAGAAAATGAACAGTTCTTTCGAGTTATTAGCCGTTCACCTAAGTCGTAG